In one window of Rhodothermales bacterium DNA:
- a CDS encoding DUF4249 family protein: protein MIRRRSYLRLVAAAALVVGIVSCDSVRPEETGSLAVEAYMNTGLRPGPVILRTTQPLDAEGDLFDGSSATGGGVDLVINGVTVEYEEGSPGHYSPPDEYTDALETGDLFDVHVRWDGRTARASGILPPPIRIDSISVVAPGEPVEAILIDSLRLDSLGVDATTGYIYPIETTAWWTQDPASGPDSWIQAQLRPRSQFSSVVVDFFLLPEQVFAEDDAGSGEFAPMSWTGLYAIPVDRADQSLPSHELRIAVVRSSKVYADYATTQFNSDGREPPSNVEGALGIVVGLSVDSVVVQVDPLAAKQQTFAINR, encoded by the coding sequence GTGATACGCCGACGTTCATATCTCAGACTCGTCGCGGCGGCAGCACTCGTCGTCGGAATCGTGTCATGCGATTCGGTCCGGCCGGAGGAGACGGGTTCGTTGGCTGTGGAAGCCTACATGAACACGGGACTGCGGCCGGGGCCAGTCATTCTTCGGACCACACAGCCGCTCGACGCAGAAGGTGATCTTTTTGATGGGTCGTCTGCAACAGGAGGCGGGGTCGACCTGGTCATAAATGGAGTGACGGTTGAGTACGAAGAGGGCTCCCCGGGTCACTACTCGCCGCCTGACGAATACACAGATGCACTCGAAACCGGTGACCTCTTCGACGTCCATGTTCGCTGGGATGGCCGGACGGCGCGCGCATCCGGAATACTCCCTCCTCCGATTCGAATCGACAGCATCTCCGTCGTTGCGCCGGGTGAACCGGTGGAGGCCATTCTGATCGATTCATTACGGCTGGATAGCCTGGGCGTGGATGCAACGACAGGCTATATCTACCCGATCGAAACAACTGCGTGGTGGACTCAGGATCCGGCTTCGGGGCCGGATAGCTGGATTCAGGCGCAGCTTCGTCCCCGCAGTCAATTCAGCTCTGTCGTCGTTGATTTCTTTCTGTTGCCGGAGCAGGTTTTCGCGGAAGACGATGCGGGGAGTGGCGAGTTTGCTCCGATGAGCTGGACGGGTCTGTATGCCATTCCGGTTGACCGAGCCGACCAGTCGCTTCCAAGTCATGAGTTGCGAATAGCGGTAGTTCGGTCAAGCAAGGTGTATGCAGACTATGCGACAACCCAGTTCAATTCAGATGGTCGCGAACCTCCGTCAAACGTCGAGGGAGCACTTGGTATTGTTGTCGGGCTCTCGGTCGATTCCGTCGTCGTCCAGGTCGATCCTCTCGCCGCAAAGCAGCAGACATTTGCCATCAACAGATGA
- a CDS encoding AI-2E family transporter, with product MSVKENDASAKAGTKPAMTVDGTESLAVSSSEVRTNAPRFTADRIIRIVVVLVGAIAFAALVWYFARLVTYLVVGIVLAYSLRPIADRIEGLGVGRITSIFSAFVVFMGLLSLLATYLVPFVASQVRELSQLVSVEEVSNIAATFEDRIARVFPIQEGAVISGVTRVFQTLFQEEGITSVMASLVGLFTNIFYAVIIVPFISFFFLKDGPRIRQGIVQFVPNRFYEITLTIIEKVETNIGRYLKGLVVQCLSIATVASILLYIVGLDYALAVGIFAGLANTIPYFGPLMGFLAGVVIGVVQTGDFSLFLGVLVAMFVTQLADNVFFQPFIFSRVAEAHPLIILFVVLIGAQLGGIVGMLLAIPVTTTLRVVVQQVVWSARNYQVLKTT from the coding sequence GTGTCAGTTAAAGAGAACGATGCGTCCGCAAAGGCAGGCACGAAACCCGCGATGACGGTGGACGGCACAGAGTCGCTTGCAGTTTCGTCGAGCGAGGTGCGGACGAACGCCCCCCGATTCACGGCGGATCGGATTATCAGGATCGTGGTGGTGCTGGTTGGTGCTATCGCTTTCGCGGCGCTCGTGTGGTATTTCGCCAGACTGGTGACTTACCTCGTCGTCGGCATCGTCCTGGCCTACTCTCTCCGGCCGATTGCCGATCGAATCGAGGGTCTTGGTGTGGGTCGGATCACGTCAATTTTCTCTGCCTTTGTTGTGTTCATGGGACTATTGAGTTTGCTGGCCACCTATCTGGTGCCATTCGTCGCATCTCAAGTCAGGGAATTGTCGCAGCTTGTCTCCGTAGAAGAAGTCTCAAATATCGCCGCGACATTCGAAGACCGCATCGCGAGGGTCTTTCCAATACAGGAAGGTGCAGTCATCAGCGGTGTCACGCGAGTGTTTCAAACGCTTTTCCAGGAAGAGGGAATAACGAGCGTCATGGCCTCGCTCGTCGGACTGTTTACCAACATCTTCTATGCAGTCATCATCGTTCCTTTCATCAGCTTCTTCTTCCTGAAGGATGGGCCACGGATTCGCCAGGGCATTGTTCAATTCGTACCGAATCGCTTCTATGAGATTACTCTCACGATTATCGAGAAGGTGGAAACGAATATCGGAAGGTACCTGAAGGGTCTTGTTGTACAGTGCCTGTCAATCGCTACGGTGGCGTCGATCTTGTTGTACATCGTTGGTCTGGACTATGCACTGGCAGTCGGAATTTTCGCAGGCCTCGCAAACACAATTCCGTACTTCGGACCACTGATGGGCTTTCTTGCGGGTGTTGTTATCGGTGTTGTGCAGACAGGCGATTTCTCTCTGTTTCTTGGCGTTCTGGTTGCGATGTTCGTGACCCAGTTGGCCGACAATGTGTTCTTCCAGCCTTTCATCTTCTCACGAGTCGCCGAGGCGCATCCACTTATTATTCTGTTTGTGGTGCTTATTGGTGCACAGCTGGGTGGAATTGTAGGGATGCTACTCGCGATTCCTGTGACAACCACCCTTCGCGTCGTAGTGCAGCAAGTGGTGTGGAGCGCACGCAATTATCAGGTTCTCAAGACGACCTGA
- a CDS encoding purine-nucleoside phosphorylase, giving the protein MTVCADVRDAVDYIRERESRTPEVALILGSGLAHLAATLEDATVFEDEAIPGYPHATVEGHTGRLLVGRLEGRIVAIVQGRLHSYEGHSVRTTAFPVRLLHGLGVKRLVVTNAAGGINPLLHPGTIMFIEDHINLGFGSPLTGPNMDGMPRFTDMSEPYDVKWIADMEASALRLGIPTYRGVYVWTPGPSYETSAEIKFFEKIGGDAVGMSTVPEVIQARYLGMHVLGISTITNRATGLSDTPLNHEEVLEVGNEIRAEMEMLVREVVRSLETGDQT; this is encoded by the coding sequence ATTACAGTTTGTGCCGACGTCCGTGATGCAGTCGATTACATACGTGAACGCGAGTCGAGAACCCCTGAGGTTGCTCTGATACTGGGGTCGGGACTGGCTCATCTTGCCGCAACGCTGGAAGATGCAACGGTATTCGAGGATGAGGCCATCCCGGGGTACCCGCACGCGACGGTGGAGGGTCATACGGGCCGGCTGCTCGTAGGTCGGCTGGAAGGACGTATCGTAGCCATCGTCCAGGGTCGACTTCACTCGTATGAGGGTCATTCGGTCAGGACGACAGCCTTCCCGGTCCGGCTTCTGCACGGACTGGGAGTGAAGAGACTGGTGGTCACGAATGCGGCGGGGGGAATTAATCCCCTGTTGCATCCCGGTACAATCATGTTTATTGAGGATCACATCAATCTGGGTTTCGGAAGCCCGTTGACAGGTCCGAATATGGATGGGATGCCCCGCTTTACAGATATGTCTGAGCCCTACGACGTGAAATGGATTGCCGATATGGAGGCTTCCGCACTTCGTCTTGGGATTCCGACTTATCGAGGCGTTTACGTGTGGACCCCGGGTCCTTCGTACGAAACCAGTGCGGAGATCAAGTTCTTCGAAAAGATCGGTGGTGACGCGGTCGGCATGAGTACGGTGCCGGAGGTCATTCAGGCTCGATATCTGGGCATGCACGTACTTGGTATTTCGACGATCACGAACCGTGCGACCGGACTGTCCGACACGCCTCTGAATCATGAAGAAGTGCTGGAGGTGGGTAACGAGATACGGGCCGAGATGGAAATGCTGGTTCGAGAGGTGGTCAGGAGTCTGGAAACAGGAGATCAGACCTGA
- a CDS encoding tetratricopeptide repeat protein yields the protein MRPYFEGTVWILVVVLAAAFSTEPPNESNVHLYGRLNKSVVAVGEPFTLQVEAYALVAGEDEAEGFRRAFDGLAMAPAPGVLRVVRREETVVSVEVDKDGQHVVRASLRIVFRAGDAGSIVIPSLFVDWKGKRLRLPSRTVAAYRISEAFHRAANAIVPVFVERKDETRQLTYKRTGSAFFIRHDALVTSYHVVADGRRVNVLLPDGSSLESKHIWGIDPIRDVVVLHVDPERVRAAGIRPLALAEDISGMGAPESAQAKVVLTNGWPGGVRRSTAGVAYSSARLGFDRTWISSNGVRPGDSGGPLMNEFGEVIGVITLGTKTSDGPDVLQEDVCIANDPRPAIGQMNLALGTRSMRSVFRQPGFRERPYVQAFRLLAMISLRERFDESLREALASFESAVEQREADPGLHFMRGILYRMLGTDQEANTSFSEVIKLFEGFFPASYLLGLDHLQKREFADAAEHFERTRREVPYKHLAEYGLAQSRIGLHQYDEALVLLEEVLDYDPYFAPALYDLALCHMVFGNSADVTLVSARLGHVSRLWQKQLHRIASNPILQPRYLKPLPRATLSSQDNMK from the coding sequence ATGAGACCGTACTTCGAAGGAACCGTATGGATACTGGTCGTGGTGTTGGCGGCTGCGTTTTCGACTGAGCCGCCGAACGAATCGAACGTCCATCTCTATGGTCGCCTGAACAAGTCTGTCGTCGCAGTTGGGGAGCCTTTTACGCTTCAGGTTGAAGCGTACGCACTGGTTGCGGGAGAAGACGAGGCGGAGGGATTTCGGCGTGCTTTCGATGGACTGGCAATGGCTCCCGCTCCCGGGGTATTGCGCGTCGTCCGAAGAGAAGAAACAGTCGTAAGCGTTGAAGTTGACAAAGACGGACAACACGTTGTCCGTGCGTCGCTACGGATTGTGTTTCGTGCCGGTGACGCTGGTTCTATCGTAATCCCAAGCCTGTTTGTTGACTGGAAGGGAAAGCGTCTTCGCCTTCCTTCACGCACCGTGGCTGCGTATCGCATAAGCGAAGCGTTTCATCGCGCTGCCAACGCGATCGTACCGGTCTTCGTCGAACGGAAGGATGAGACCAGACAGCTCACGTACAAGCGCACCGGATCGGCGTTCTTCATCCGGCATGATGCGCTTGTCACCAGCTACCATGTTGTGGCTGATGGTCGGCGGGTCAACGTCTTACTGCCCGACGGAAGTAGCCTCGAAAGCAAGCATATCTGGGGAATCGACCCGATTCGTGACGTTGTGGTTCTGCACGTAGACCCCGAGCGCGTGCGTGCTGCCGGGATTCGTCCGCTCGCACTGGCAGAGGATATATCCGGGATGGGCGCCCCGGAGTCTGCACAGGCGAAGGTCGTTCTTACAAACGGCTGGCCGGGAGGGGTGCGGCGCAGCACGGCGGGTGTCGCCTACAGCTCGGCCCGGCTAGGATTCGACCGGACTTGGATCAGCAGTAACGGCGTGCGGCCGGGCGACAGCGGCGGGCCTCTGATGAACGAGTTCGGTGAAGTGATCGGTGTAATTACACTGGGGACCAAGACTAGCGACGGGCCGGACGTGCTACAAGAGGACGTGTGCATAGCGAATGATCCCCGTCCGGCAATCGGCCAGATGAACCTGGCGCTCGGAACGCGATCGATGAGGTCAGTCTTTCGACAACCTGGTTTCAGGGAACGTCCGTACGTTCAGGCCTTCCGACTGCTTGCGATGATCTCCCTGCGCGAACGGTTCGATGAAAGTCTGAGAGAGGCGCTCGCCTCGTTCGAGTCTGCGGTGGAGCAACGAGAGGCAGATCCGGGTCTCCACTTCATGCGCGGCATTCTGTATCGAATGCTCGGAACCGATCAAGAGGCGAACACTTCTTTCTCGGAGGTGATCAAGCTTTTTGAAGGGTTCTTCCCCGCGTCATACTTGCTGGGTCTGGATCACCTGCAGAAGCGTGAATTCGCTGACGCCGCCGAGCATTTCGAGCGGACTCGACGCGAAGTCCCGTACAAACATCTCGCTGAATACGGTCTGGCACAATCCCGGATCGGGCTCCACCAATATGACGAGGCGCTGGTCTTGCTCGAGGAGGTGCTGGACTACGATCCCTATTTCGCACCCGCACTGTATGACCTGGCGCTGTGTCACATGGTATTCGGCAATTCGGCGGATGTGACGTTGGTTTCGGCTCGGCTTGGCCATGTTAGCAGGCTCTGGCAGAAGCAGCTGCACCGTATTGCGTCAAATCCGATCCTGCAACCTCGTTACTTGAAGCCGCTGCCGAGGGCAACACTCTCCTCCCAGGACAACATGAAGTAG
- a CDS encoding DUF3276 family protein: protein MSGDTERGNHGHDSPDLNESTLSPGDGSGPDRGRYRDEVFSKRVPAGKRTYFFDVKTTRSGEDFFITITESKRIEEGRYEKHKIFLYKEDFGKFVSAIHDTMRFVCSECLPGYEFRGMPEIPPAAEQEDAPRDYTDGEY, encoded by the coding sequence ATGAGTGGTGACACCGAGCGGGGGAATCATGGCCACGATTCTCCGGACCTGAATGAGTCGACTCTCAGTCCGGGCGACGGCAGCGGCCCCGACCGGGGTCGTTATCGGGATGAAGTGTTCTCCAAGCGGGTCCCCGCTGGAAAGAGGACCTACTTTTTTGACGTCAAGACGACGCGATCCGGAGAGGACTTCTTCATAACAATCACGGAGAGCAAGCGAATCGAAGAGGGTCGATACGAGAAGCACAAGATATTTCTCTATAAAGAGGACTTCGGGAAATTCGTGTCGGCTATTCATGACACCATGCGGTTTGTGTGCAGTGAATGTCTGCCGGGCTACGAGTTTCGCGGCATGCCTGAAATACCTCCTGCCGCCGAGCAAGAGGACGCGCCTCGCGACTATACCGACGGAGAGTATTAG
- the hisC gene encoding histidinol-phosphate transaminase, producing the protein MATSSSPIDRIRPQVRAEKQYTVKAHPGISCKLNQNESPFDVDDDLKQEILDEMLSVPFNRYPEDQPAPLIEAVASSLGCSPDSILVGNGSNELTHTLGLSLIAGGQNVVLPKPMFALFASVVRLFGGRLTSIPPRGDLSFDTDAIVEAIREEDPALTVIATPNNPTGLEMTRDEVVAILRAARGFVLVDEAYVEFGREPDALPLIEDYPNTIVMRTLSKGVGLAGLRVGFLVAHPDVIRELLKARLPFMIGEFAQRAAIRLLQRPDYVRSRVAAMQQGTQALGRALTELGVEHVPSSANFIIFKSPIGSRELFERVAGSGVLIRDMSGYPELEGYVRVCVGTADENKAFLTALKTALC; encoded by the coding sequence ATGGCAACATCATCGTCGCCCATCGATAGGATTCGCCCGCAGGTACGCGCCGAGAAGCAGTACACCGTCAAGGCTCATCCCGGCATCAGCTGCAAACTCAACCAGAACGAAAGCCCGTTTGATGTTGATGACGATCTGAAACAGGAAATTCTAGACGAGATGCTATCGGTGCCGTTCAATCGGTACCCCGAAGATCAGCCGGCGCCACTGATTGAGGCCGTTGCATCATCTCTCGGTTGCAGCCCCGACTCGATTCTCGTTGGCAACGGGTCGAATGAACTGACGCATACGCTCGGCCTTTCGCTGATCGCCGGTGGGCAGAACGTCGTTCTCCCGAAGCCGATGTTCGCGTTGTTCGCAAGCGTCGTCAGACTTTTCGGCGGCCGTTTGACGTCGATTCCCCCTCGTGGCGACCTGTCGTTTGACACCGATGCGATTGTGGAAGCCATCCGCGAGGAGGATCCTGCTCTCACGGTAATTGCGACCCCGAACAATCCGACTGGTCTGGAAATGACCCGAGATGAGGTCGTCGCCATCCTCCGTGCGGCGCGCGGATTTGTTCTGGTGGACGAGGCGTACGTCGAGTTCGGTCGTGAACCGGATGCGTTGCCTCTTATTGAGGACTATCCAAACACGATCGTTATGCGAACCCTGTCCAAGGGAGTCGGGCTCGCCGGCCTGCGTGTCGGATTCCTGGTCGCTCACCCCGATGTAATCCGGGAGTTACTGAAGGCCAGGCTCCCCTTCATGATCGGCGAATTCGCGCAGAGAGCTGCGATCCGGTTGCTGCAGCGTCCAGATTACGTTCGCTCACGAGTGGCGGCAATGCAGCAGGGAACGCAGGCCCTTGGTCGTGCGCTCACCGAACTGGGAGTCGAGCACGTACCCTCTAGTGCCAATTTCATCATTTTCAAGTCACCGATCGGCTCGCGTGAACTGTTCGAGCGAGTAGCCGGCTCGGGCGTATTGATCCGTGACATGAGCGGTTATCCGGAACTGGAAGGTTATGTCCGGGTGTGTGTGGGCACTGCGGATGAGAACAAGGCCTTTTTGACCGCGTTGAAAACGGCGCTATGTTAG
- a CDS encoding bifunctional nuclease family protein encodes MDFIQVDIIGLSTSPSSGGAYALVLGEIEGNRRLPIIIGAFEAQAIALELEKIQPPRPMTHDLLRDLFESVGAQVLDVVIDELREGTFFAKVRYIHEGEEDQLDARPSDAVALAVRVDAPIYVAPSVLEEAGIPSDEEGVSVSEEELEEDEPAVPVSPIERLKEQLSKAIQDEDYERAAQLRDDIERHDGDKS; translated from the coding sequence ATGGATTTCATTCAAGTCGACATTATCGGTCTCTCCACAAGTCCCTCGAGCGGTGGCGCTTATGCCCTGGTTCTTGGCGAAATCGAGGGAAACCGACGTCTTCCGATCATCATCGGGGCGTTCGAGGCCCAGGCGATTGCACTCGAACTCGAGAAGATCCAACCCCCCCGCCCGATGACCCACGACCTGCTGAGAGACCTGTTCGAGTCGGTAGGAGCACAGGTCCTCGATGTCGTGATCGACGAGCTTCGAGAGGGCACCTTCTTCGCGAAGGTGCGATACATACACGAAGGCGAAGAGGACCAGCTCGACGCGCGTCCTAGCGATGCCGTCGCACTTGCGGTTCGTGTCGATGCACCCATCTACGTCGCGCCGAGCGTGTTGGAAGAGGCCGGAATACCGTCCGATGAGGAAGGCGTCTCCGTGTCCGAGGAGGAGCTCGAGGAAGATGAGCCGGCCGTTCCGGTCTCGCCCATTGAGCGACTGAAGGAACAGCTCTCGAAAGCAATACAGGATGAGGACTACGAGCGGGCAGCGCAGCTTCGCGATGATATCGAGCGCCACGACGGCGACAAAAGCTGA